In Amycolatopsis sp. EV170708-02-1, the following are encoded in one genomic region:
- a CDS encoding acyl carrier protein gives MAADGSEYVDEIKALVCETFDVDPETIDENTPFAEMGVDSRRRVRLLATVEVEFGIDIDLDELDRLVDIRGAATVLAEAVEAGAKPRKRGLPGFLRRNRLS, from the coding sequence ATGGCAGCTGACGGGAGCGAGTACGTCGACGAGATCAAGGCCCTCGTCTGCGAGACCTTCGACGTCGATCCGGAGACCATCGACGAGAACACGCCCTTCGCCGAGATGGGTGTCGACTCCCGGCGCCGCGTCCGGCTCCTGGCGACGGTCGAGGTGGAGTTCGGTATCGACATCGATCTCGACGAGCTGGATCGCCTGGTCGACATCCGGGGCGCGGCGACCGTGCTCGCCGAGGCGGTCGAGGCGGGCGCGAAACCGCGAAAACGCGGTCTACCAGGCTTCTTGCGACGAAATCGTTTGAGTTAG
- a CDS encoding fatty acyl-AMP ligase, which translates to MPRPEDVPVLPEVPEEVLRTPLVRRLLERAEVERPAYTHLDCSNRHEPVEDTLTWAELLVHVRAVAAKLREVIQPGDRVAITARQDLSYVVAFFGALYAGAVAVPLSAPDVRAHRERLVGVLNDCDADIWLTSEALVGRLTEFAGTEPVPAPREIIAVDTLPPDPADQSPPSPVSPEDPAYLQYTSGTTRSPAGVIITHRALSAACWQICEAYDVDERTTCVGWIPFFHDMGLAQLLAGTMHSGGRTVFIAPLEFIRRPERWLLLMSSYPNTLTAAPNFAYDLVTEAVPESKRAEYDLSTVSIALSGSEPVRAATVREFLAAYEPHGFPRGAFRPSYGLAEATVYVASGDSDGPVVTEVDGREVVEIGWPRGQRVRVVPTPDRVLPAKGEVGEIWVKGPNVAAGYWRRPDLTAEVFDAELDGEGGWLRTGDLGTIRDGRLSVTGRIKDLIIIDGRNHSPHDIEETVAAAHPLLGPERVAAFSVDGDEGEGVVVVAERARKASDFDEPEVARAATRAVAERHDVRLRAFLLVKPGGLPRTSSGKVARSAARTRYWTADGTESTHGS; encoded by the coding sequence ATGCCGCGGCCGGAGGATGTGCCAGTGCTCCCAGAAGTGCCCGAAGAAGTCCTGCGGACCCCGCTCGTGCGGCGGCTGCTGGAGCGCGCCGAGGTCGAACGCCCGGCGTACACGCACCTCGATTGCTCGAACCGGCACGAACCCGTCGAGGACACGCTGACCTGGGCGGAGCTGCTCGTGCACGTCCGGGCTGTCGCGGCGAAGCTGCGTGAGGTGATCCAGCCGGGAGACCGCGTCGCGATCACGGCGCGGCAGGACCTCTCTTACGTCGTCGCGTTCTTCGGCGCGCTGTACGCCGGGGCCGTCGCGGTGCCGCTGTCCGCTCCGGACGTCCGCGCGCACCGCGAACGGCTGGTCGGGGTCCTCAACGACTGCGACGCCGACATCTGGCTCACATCGGAAGCCCTGGTCGGGCGGCTGACGGAGTTCGCCGGGACCGAGCCTGTTCCGGCGCCTCGCGAGATCATCGCCGTCGACACGCTGCCGCCGGATCCGGCGGACCAGTCGCCGCCATCGCCGGTTTCCCCCGAAGACCCCGCCTACCTGCAGTACACCTCGGGCACGACGCGATCACCCGCCGGTGTGATCATCACGCATCGGGCGCTGTCGGCCGCCTGCTGGCAGATCTGCGAGGCCTACGACGTCGACGAGCGCACCACCTGCGTCGGCTGGATCCCGTTCTTCCACGACATGGGGCTGGCGCAACTGCTCGCGGGGACCATGCACTCGGGCGGCCGGACGGTGTTCATCGCGCCGCTGGAGTTCATCCGGCGGCCGGAGCGCTGGCTGTTGCTGATGTCGTCCTATCCGAACACGCTCACGGCTGCCCCGAACTTCGCGTACGACCTGGTGACCGAGGCCGTACCCGAGTCGAAGCGCGCCGAGTACGACCTCTCGACGGTGTCGATCGCGCTCAGCGGCAGTGAACCGGTCCGGGCGGCGACCGTCCGGGAGTTCCTCGCCGCTTACGAACCCCACGGCTTCCCGCGTGGCGCGTTCCGGCCGTCCTACGGTCTGGCCGAGGCGACGGTCTACGTCGCCAGCGGCGACTCCGACGGCCCGGTGGTGACCGAAGTGGACGGCCGGGAAGTCGTCGAGATCGGCTGGCCGAGGGGGCAGCGGGTCCGCGTCGTCCCCACGCCGGATCGCGTTTTGCCCGCTAAAGGCGAAGTGGGCGAGATCTGGGTCAAGGGGCCCAACGTGGCGGCCGGGTATTGGCGGCGTCCGGACTTGACCGCCGAGGTGTTCGACGCCGAACTCGACGGCGAGGGCGGCTGGCTCCGCACCGGCGACCTGGGCACGATCCGCGACGGCAGGCTGTCGGTGACCGGCCGCATCAAGGACCTGATCATCATCGACGGTCGTAACCACAGCCCCCACGACATCGAGGAGACGGTCGCCGCCGCACATCCCCTGCTCGGGCCCGAACGGGTCGCCGCGTTCTCGGTCGACGGAGACGAAGGCGAGGGTGTCGTCGTGGTCGCCGAGCGCGCCAGGAAGGCCTCCGATTTCGACGAGCCCGAGGTCGCGCGGGCCGCCACCCGAGCCGTCGCGGAGCGGCACGACGTGCGGCTTCGCGCCTTCCTACTGGTGAAACCGGGCGGTCTGCCGCGGACCTCCAGCGGCAAGGTCGCGCGTTCCGCGGCCAGAACGCGGTACTGGACGGCGGATGGGACAGAATCCACCCATGGCAGCTGA
- a CDS encoding cytochrome P450 — MDDFFVLDDPADRVKALRDRELSSNPGGAAAETPNLLLMDGADHRRLRAVVKEVIALVEPLPDAVLADLRIAFSPLKSLRRFDLVADFARPAAARVTEAVLGTVEPLGEKLLTNLSETAANLDVWSGGPAGADTAALRVAMFFLKATAVEGGGLALLREAHEAGRITEDELMITPVMLAHAAYENSMNFLALAGLELLRRPDVLDDVRGLIHEIAPTRFAARRVIAPFSLAGKDFTTGDKLAIPLGPDAELAFGLGRHTCPGSRVAVAEGEVALRALAEILTPGHVAEDVRYKTHAVFHGVERAIVALRT, encoded by the coding sequence GTGGACGATTTCTTCGTGCTGGACGATCCGGCGGATCGCGTCAAGGCCCTGCGCGACCGCGAACTCAGCTCGAACCCGGGCGGCGCCGCGGCCGAGACCCCGAACCTCCTGCTGATGGACGGCGCGGACCACCGGCGGCTGCGCGCGGTCGTCAAGGAGGTCATCGCCCTGGTGGAGCCGCTTCCGGACGCCGTGCTCGCCGACCTCCGGATCGCGTTTAGCCCGCTAAAGTCGCTCCGGCGGTTCGATCTGGTGGCCGACTTCGCCAGGCCCGCGGCGGCCAGGGTGACGGAGGCGGTGCTCGGCACGGTCGAGCCACTCGGCGAGAAGCTGCTGACGAACCTTTCCGAGACCGCCGCGAACCTCGACGTCTGGTCGGGCGGGCCCGCCGGAGCCGACACCGCCGCGCTCAGGGTCGCGATGTTCTTCCTCAAGGCGACGGCCGTCGAAGGCGGCGGGCTGGCACTGCTCCGCGAAGCACACGAAGCGGGCCGGATCACCGAGGACGAGCTGATGATCACGCCGGTGATGCTCGCCCACGCGGCGTACGAGAACTCCATGAACTTCCTCGCCCTCGCCGGCCTCGAACTCCTACGCCGCCCCGACGTTCTCGACGACGTACGCGGCCTGATCCACGAAATCGCCCCGACCCGTTTCGCCGCCCGCCGCGTGATCGCGCCGTTCTCCTTGGCGGGCAAGGACTTCACGACCGGCGACAAACTGGCCATCCCGCTCGGCCCCGACGCCGAGCTCGCCTTCGGCCTCGGCCGGCACACCTGCCCCGGCTCGCGGGTCGCGGTCGCCGAGGGCGAAGTCGCGCTTCGCGCCCTCGCCGAGATCCTGACTCCCGGCCATGTCGCCGAAGACGTGCGGTACAAGACGCACGCCGTCTTCCACGGCGTCGAGCGGGCCATCGTCGCGCTGCGAACCTGA
- a CDS encoding type VII secretion target, with protein MAGKGHKVDPAQLNEAAKVLQDVPKQACEGPIGAVEQINLNAGSFGPAHGDNFSGYSASIQRLAKCARSYLAASDEFGRKLAASKDLYQSNEDSNAAEMRKH; from the coding sequence GTGGCCGGTAAAGGGCACAAGGTCGATCCAGCGCAGCTGAACGAGGCGGCAAAGGTCCTGCAGGACGTGCCCAAGCAGGCTTGCGAAGGGCCGATCGGGGCGGTCGAGCAGATCAACCTGAACGCCGGGAGTTTCGGCCCGGCGCACGGGGACAACTTCAGCGGGTACTCCGCGAGCATCCAGCGCCTGGCGAAATGCGCGCGCAGCTATCTCGCGGCTTCGGACGAGTTCGGCCGCAAGCTCGCGGCGTCCAAGGACCTGTACCAGTCCAATGAGGACTCCAACGCCGCCGAGATGAGGAAGCACTGA